Proteins encoded within one genomic window of Flavobacterium oreochromis:
- a CDS encoding DUF2207 domain-containing protein has translation MSFIKIKSAISIVFLFIFFTLPTKAQERIINYDVEIQIEHSGLIQVTEKIKVQCLGEKIQHGIKRILPLYREDKYGTDIKIDYNLKTVLKDNHNENYFTDKDRNNWYIYIGNKNVTLDSGVYEYQIVYTIPYQIGFFEQYDELYWNVTGNEWDFPIQNTSCKIILPNTNDRFNNAHCYTGIKGSKESQCDYFIDKNTITFKSQFLNQGEGFTVAAAFPKNIVIAPEKELEAISFFNSIKHYFWTLLFALGTLLFYFLNWKKNGKDLRKKTPIPEFRPPFNWSPAILSYVLEGKTSQKSFMASMINLAIKKKIKINSKTESGIFVNSEKYEIEVLNRESYDLSIEETIILEKTKGKEKIIVDKQNTSTFQKMNNNWDLKVREQINLTDYYISNRKLSFNGFLLFILSSLTYVWLVAKGETNNIFYLGLIILGSFCYYFISLKNLSTPSKILVYGFGFFIYFFSFGVLIMTIPFLKSYQIAIIGLVFICYVIYAFSIGKYTNLGNEAQERIKGFKMYLETAEKNSLQALNPPKLTPQLFEELLPYAIALGIEDIWGKNFVTVLEQAQYEPNWYKGDKPFAISNFSPTFNSSLNNSSQTQSSSSSSGSSWSSGSSGSSGGGGGGGGGGGW, from the coding sequence ATGTCTTTCATAAAAATCAAATCAGCAATTTCTATTGTTTTTTTATTTATTTTCTTCACTTTACCCACTAAAGCTCAAGAAAGAATTATTAATTATGATGTTGAAATCCAAATCGAACATTCAGGTCTAATACAAGTAACAGAAAAAATAAAAGTTCAGTGTTTAGGAGAAAAAATTCAACATGGAATTAAACGTATTCTTCCCTTGTATAGAGAGGACAAATATGGAACAGATATAAAAATTGATTATAATTTAAAAACAGTCTTGAAGGACAATCACAATGAAAATTATTTTACAGATAAAGACAGAAATAATTGGTATATATACATTGGTAACAAGAATGTTACTTTAGATAGCGGAGTGTATGAATATCAAATTGTATATACAATTCCTTATCAAATAGGTTTTTTTGAGCAGTATGACGAATTGTATTGGAATGTAACAGGAAATGAATGGGATTTTCCTATTCAAAATACTTCTTGTAAAATCATCCTTCCCAATACAAATGATAGATTCAATAATGCTCATTGTTATACGGGAATAAAAGGTTCTAAAGAAAGTCAATGTGATTACTTTATTGACAAAAATACAATTACATTCAAATCACAATTTTTAAATCAAGGCGAAGGTTTTACTGTTGCCGCTGCTTTTCCAAAAAATATAGTCATTGCTCCTGAAAAGGAATTAGAAGCAATAAGTTTCTTTAATAGTATTAAACACTATTTTTGGACGTTATTGTTTGCCTTAGGTACTTTGCTTTTTTATTTTTTAAACTGGAAAAAGAACGGAAAAGACCTAAGAAAAAAAACACCAATACCAGAATTCAGACCCCCTTTTAATTGGTCTCCAGCTATTTTGAGTTATGTATTAGAAGGCAAAACTAGCCAAAAATCATTTATGGCATCAATGATAAATTTGGCAATAAAAAAGAAAATTAAAATTAATTCAAAAACTGAAAGTGGAATATTTGTAAATTCAGAAAAATATGAGATAGAAGTATTAAATCGTGAAAGCTATGATTTATCCATTGAAGAAACTATCATTCTAGAAAAAACAAAGGGAAAGGAAAAAATAATTGTTGATAAGCAAAATACAAGTACTTTTCAAAAAATGAATAATAATTGGGATTTGAAAGTTAGAGAACAAATTAATCTAACAGATTATTATATATCTAACCGTAAATTGAGCTTTAATGGTTTTCTATTATTCATTTTATCTAGTTTAACTTATGTTTGGTTAGTCGCAAAAGGAGAAACAAACAACATATTTTACTTGGGATTAATTATTTTGGGATCATTTTGCTATTATTTTATAAGTCTTAAAAATTTAAGTACCCCCTCAAAAATATTAGTTTATGGTTTTGGTTTTTTCATATACTTTTTTTCTTTTGGAGTGTTAATAATGACAATTCCATTTCTTAAAAGTTATCAAATTGCTATTATTGGATTAGTTTTTATTTGTTATGTAATATATGCTTTTTCAATAGGTAAATACACAAATTTGGGTAATGAGGCTCAAGAACGCATCAAAGGTTTTAAAATGTATTTAGAGACAGCAGAGAAAAATAGTTTGCAAGCACTGAATCCTCCAAAACTCACCCCACAATTATTTGAAGAATTATTACCTTATGCGATTGCTCTAGGAATAGAAGATATATGGGGTAAAAATTTTGTTACTGTACTTGAACAAGCACAATATGAACCCAATTGGTACAAAGGAGACAAACCTTTTGCTATATCTAATTTTAGCCCCACCTTTAATTCTTCCCTCAATAATTCATCACAAACCCAATCAAGTTCAAGTAGTAGCGGGTCTTCATGGAGCAGTGGTAGTAGTGGAAGTAGTGGTGGCGGTGGCGGCGGCGGCGGCGGTGGTGGTTGGTAA
- a CDS encoding lipoprotein, whose protein sequence is MVVVEVVVAVAAAAAVVVGNILLEIIKAKVQQSISKTNKRLNMKKITLIITIALVLTSCNFETKKAKLKEENIEKQEANSSTNGFDLLNLKFNETITDILKSVKLNLKDNQDTDAMTSFEYKKFETTSNSLLILGKEKLAQVSKNTIIHYNETNN, encoded by the coding sequence GTGGTAGTAGTGGAAGTAGTGGTGGCGGTGGCGGCGGCGGCGGCGGTGGTGGTTGGTAATATATTGTTAGAAATTATAAAAGCTAAAGTTCAACAATCTATTTCAAAAACGAATAAAAGACTTAATATGAAAAAAATAACTTTAATTATAACAATAGCTTTAGTTTTAACATCATGTAATTTTGAAACAAAAAAAGCTAAATTGAAGGAGGAAAATATAGAAAAGCAAGAAGCAAATAGTTCTACTAACGGTTTCGACTTATTAAATTTAAAATTTAATGAAACAATAACAGATATATTAAAATCTGTAAAATTAAATTTGAAGGACAATCAAGATACAGATGCAATGACATCATTTGAATATAAAAAATTTGAGACTACTAGTAATTCTCTCCTTATATTAGGAAAAGAAAAATTAGCTCAAGTAAGCAAAAACACTATTATCCATTATAATGAGACTAATAATTAA